A single region of the Nocardioides aquaticus genome encodes:
- a CDS encoding S1C family serine protease has translation MTDQPRVPEPAPESWVPPAAQPPPPYAAPAAPVSPAAPVAPQPAWGPVPLAPAAGPAPGRPTGRVSGWVWPAVVVLALVVGLLGGLAGGVVWQEWDDDRTTASGGDPEGLAGVDTTSLPPLAADDRSVAAVAQEMLPRTVQIAAALGGQAGGATGSGFLLDRQGHVVTNNHVVADADANGGLIEVVDEEGNRFDARVVGRSPVYDLAVLDVPGIEGRAPAALGRSRALRVGETVVAIGSPLGLSSTVTSGIVSALSRPVTTSQGEDDSSFIDAVQTDAAINPGNSGGPLVNLSGQVVGVNSAIATAGSGLGGGSGNIGVGFAIPVEQVRVTADQILRDGEAQYPVIGAEVQTGEDTTGGAEVTRVLPDSPAASAGLRDGDLVVGLDGDLVTDGVALIVALRTRQPGDTVALTVRRDGEEQQVEIVLAGETG, from the coding sequence GTGACCGACCAGCCCCGCGTGCCCGAGCCGGCCCCAGAGTCCTGGGTCCCGCCCGCGGCCCAGCCGCCCCCGCCGTACGCCGCCCCGGCGGCGCCGGTGAGCCCGGCGGCGCCGGTGGCCCCGCAGCCCGCCTGGGGGCCGGTGCCGCTCGCACCGGCCGCCGGGCCGGCCCCGGGCCGCCCGACCGGTCGTGTCAGCGGCTGGGTGTGGCCGGCCGTCGTGGTGCTCGCGCTGGTGGTCGGACTCCTCGGCGGCCTCGCCGGCGGCGTCGTCTGGCAGGAGTGGGACGACGACCGCACCACCGCCTCGGGCGGCGACCCCGAGGGGCTGGCCGGCGTCGACACCACCTCCCTGCCGCCGCTGGCCGCGGACGACCGCTCGGTCGCCGCCGTGGCGCAGGAGATGCTCCCGCGCACGGTGCAGATCGCGGCCGCCCTCGGGGGCCAAGCCGGCGGGGCCACCGGGTCGGGGTTCCTGCTCGACCGGCAGGGCCACGTCGTGACCAACAACCACGTGGTCGCCGACGCCGACGCCAACGGCGGGCTGATCGAGGTGGTCGACGAGGAGGGGAACCGCTTCGACGCCCGGGTGGTCGGGCGCAGCCCGGTCTACGACCTCGCCGTCCTCGACGTCCCCGGCATCGAGGGTCGTGCCCCGGCCGCGCTCGGGCGCTCCCGGGCGCTGCGGGTCGGCGAGACCGTGGTGGCGATCGGGTCCCCGCTCGGTCTCAGCTCGACGGTCACCTCCGGCATCGTCAGCGCGCTCAGCCGCCCGGTCACGACCTCCCAGGGCGAGGACGACTCGTCCTTCATCGACGCGGTGCAGACCGACGCCGCCATCAACCCCGGCAACTCCGGCGGACCGCTGGTCAACCTGAGCGGGCAGGTGGTCGGGGTGAACTCCGCGATCGCCACCGCCGGCAGCGGCCTGGGCGGCGGGTCGGGCAACATCGGGGTCGGCTTCGCGATCCCGGTCGAGCAGGTGCGTGTCACCGCCGACCAGATCCTGCGCGACGGGGAGGCGCAGTACCCGGTGATCGGCGCGGAGGTGCAGACCGGGGAGGACACGACCGGTGGCGCCGAGGTGACCCGGGTGCTTCCCGACAGCCCCGCGGCGTCCGCCGGCCTGCGCGACGGCGACCTCGTGGTGGGCCTCGACGGCGACCTCGTCACCGACGGCGTCGCGCTGATCGTGGCCCTGCGCACCCGTCAGCCCGGCGACACCGTCGCGCTGACGGTGCGCCGCGACGGGGAGGAGCAGCAGGTCGAGATCGTGCTCGCCGGCGAGACCGGCTGA
- the sigE gene encoding RNA polymerase sigma factor SigE yields the protein MDATQHVPPTWHEVVERHSDRVYRLAYRLTGDKHDAEDLTQEVFVRVFRSLDGYTPGTFEGWLHRITTNLFLDQARRKQRIRFDALSDARADALSSPAPEPGAAYADRTFDDDVERALATLAPDFRAAVVLCDVEGLSYEEIAEILGAKLGTVRSRIHRGRAQLRTALAHRAPENGRARYSGPATGPLPVVRRALA from the coding sequence ATGGACGCCACGCAGCACGTCCCCCCGACCTGGCACGAGGTCGTGGAGCGGCACTCCGACCGGGTCTACCGGTTGGCCTACCGGCTGACCGGCGACAAGCACGACGCCGAGGACCTGACCCAGGAGGTCTTCGTCCGGGTCTTCCGCTCCCTCGACGGCTACACGCCCGGGACCTTCGAGGGCTGGCTGCACCGGATCACCACCAACCTCTTCCTCGACCAGGCCCGCCGCAAGCAGCGGATCCGCTTCGACGCCCTCTCCGACGCCCGCGCGGACGCGCTCTCGAGCCCGGCGCCCGAGCCCGGGGCGGCCTACGCCGACCGCACCTTCGACGACGACGTCGAGCGGGCCCTGGCCACCCTGGCACCCGACTTCCGCGCCGCCGTCGTGCTCTGCGACGTCGAGGGCCTGTCCTACGAGGAGATCGCGGAGATCCTCGGCGCGAAGCTCGGCACCGTCCGCTCCCGCATCCACCGCGGCCGCGCCCAGCTGCGCACCGCCCTGGCACACCGGGCGCCGGAGAACGGGCGGGCCCGGTACTCCGGCCCGGCGACCGGGCCGCTGCCGGTGGTCCGCCGGGCGCTGGCGTGA
- a CDS encoding O-methyltransferase codes for MSTPLTPASQAFADGLVAEDDALAAARVRAEEVGVSAITPGAGATLCFLASALGARSVVEIGTGTGVSALWLLRGMRPDGVLTTVDVEAEHQRLARTGFTQAGIPAARVRTIAGAALDVLPRLTDGHYDLVVVDGDRREYAAYLDEALRLLRPGGVVVLDHALGGGRVADPAQRDEQTVAVRDLVHGVAEREDLVPVLLPVGDGLLAATKR; via the coding sequence ATCAGCACCCCCCTCACGCCTGCCAGCCAGGCGTTCGCCGACGGGCTCGTGGCCGAGGACGACGCGCTCGCCGCCGCCCGCGTGCGCGCGGAGGAAGTCGGCGTCAGCGCGATCACGCCCGGCGCCGGCGCGACGCTGTGCTTCCTGGCCAGCGCCCTGGGCGCCCGCTCCGTCGTCGAGATCGGGACCGGTACGGGGGTCTCCGCGCTGTGGCTGCTGCGCGGCATGCGTCCCGACGGGGTCCTGACGACCGTCGACGTCGAGGCCGAGCACCAGCGCCTGGCCCGCACCGGCTTCACCCAGGCCGGCATCCCGGCCGCCCGGGTGCGCACCATCGCCGGCGCCGCCCTGGACGTGCTCCCCCGCCTGACCGACGGCCACTACGACCTCGTCGTGGTCGACGGCGACCGGCGCGAGTACGCCGCCTACCTCGACGAGGCGCTGCGGCTGCTCCGCCCCGGCGGTGTCGTGGTCCTCGACCACGCCCTCGGCGGCGGCCGGGTGGCCGACCCCGCGCAGCGCGACGAGCAGACCGTGGCCGTGCGCGACCTGGTGCACGGCGTGGCCGAGCGCGAGGACCTGGTCCCGGTGCTGCTGCCCGTCGGCGACGGCCTGCTGGCCGCCACCAAGCGGTAG
- a CDS encoding leucyl aminopeptidase family protein produces the protein MTSAALPAQLSPPQLALSERAAHLLLGAEVVAVPVLPQDADDAAGAAQEGGPILGPGAEELGEALGLDLVGAAEAARATGRTGEVTTVPVPGGSAADPDLRLVLLVGVGAATPTDLRRAGAALARATRGRGDVATTLAAITDDAGLEALVVGAMLGSFVFHWRSSSPEQPPVRRIVLAGLPDPDGSRPALDRAVALGGAGWRARSLATVPSNLKNPAWMAEQARQVAATAGLEVTVWDEGDLARDGFGGILGVGQGSDSPPRLVRLDYAPPGAGRRTPTVALVGKGITFDSGGLSIKPAEAMSTMKRDMTGAAVVLAVMAALRDLGCPVRVVGLLACAENAVSGSSMRPGDVLRHYGGRTTEVTNTDAEGRLVLADAMAYAVAEVEPDALVDVATLTGAAKVALGQRTGALLTDDDALAELLLDAGTGSGELLWRLPLHTAYADKLASKVADSDNAGAGPGAIVAGLFLQRFAGSVPWAHLDVAPVGDVPADHDEWTAGPSGFGARALLAWLCGPDPLAGVGS, from the coding sequence GTGACCTCCGCCGCGCTCCCGGCCCAGCTCTCTCCTCCGCAGCTCGCCCTGAGCGAGCGTGCGGCGCACCTGCTGCTCGGCGCCGAGGTGGTCGCCGTCCCCGTCCTCCCGCAGGACGCCGACGACGCTGCCGGTGCCGCGCAGGAGGGGGGCCCGATCCTGGGCCCCGGGGCCGAGGAGCTCGGCGAGGCCCTCGGCCTCGACCTGGTCGGCGCGGCCGAGGCCGCCCGTGCCACCGGGCGCACCGGGGAGGTCACCACGGTGCCCGTCCCCGGCGGCAGTGCCGCCGACCCCGACCTGCGGCTCGTGCTGCTCGTGGGCGTCGGTGCAGCGACCCCGACCGACCTGCGCCGCGCCGGTGCGGCGCTGGCCCGGGCCACCCGCGGACGTGGTGACGTCGCCACCACGCTGGCCGCGATCACCGACGACGCCGGCCTCGAGGCCCTCGTCGTCGGAGCCATGCTCGGCTCCTTCGTCTTCCACTGGCGCTCCTCGTCCCCGGAGCAGCCCCCGGTCCGCCGGATCGTGCTGGCCGGGCTTCCCGACCCGGACGGCTCCCGCCCCGCGCTGGACCGTGCTGTGGCGCTCGGTGGGGCCGGCTGGCGTGCCCGCAGCCTGGCCACCGTCCCCTCGAACCTGAAGAACCCCGCCTGGATGGCCGAGCAGGCCCGGCAGGTCGCGGCCACCGCCGGCCTCGAGGTCACCGTCTGGGACGAGGGCGACCTGGCGCGCGACGGCTTCGGAGGCATCCTCGGCGTCGGCCAGGGCTCGGACTCGCCGCCACGGCTGGTCCGCCTGGACTACGCGCCGCCGGGCGCCGGGCGTCGTACGCCGACCGTGGCACTGGTCGGCAAGGGCATCACCTTCGACTCCGGCGGGTTGTCCATCAAGCCGGCCGAGGCGATGTCGACCATGAAGCGCGACATGACCGGCGCCGCCGTGGTGCTGGCGGTGATGGCCGCCCTGCGCGACCTCGGTTGTCCGGTCCGCGTCGTCGGCCTGCTGGCCTGCGCCGAGAACGCCGTCTCCGGCTCCTCGATGCGCCCCGGCGACGTGCTGCGCCACTATGGCGGCCGCACCACCGAGGTCACCAACACCGACGCCGAGGGCCGCCTGGTCCTGGCCGACGCGATGGCCTACGCCGTGGCGGAGGTCGAGCCCGACGCGCTCGTCGACGTCGCGACGCTGACGGGGGCGGCCAAGGTCGCGCTCGGGCAGCGCACCGGCGCGCTCCTCACCGACGACGACGCGCTGGCCGAGCTGCTGCTCGACGCCGGCACGGGCTCCGGGGAGCTGCTGTGGCGGCTGCCGCTGCACACGGCGTACGCCGACAAGCTGGCCTCGAAGGTCGCGGACTCCGACAACGCCGGGGCCGGCCCGGGCGCGATCGTGGCCGGGCTGTTCCTGCAGCGCTTCGCGGGGTCCGTGCCGTGGGCGCACCTCGACGTCGCGCCGGTCGGCGACGTGCCGGCCGACCACGACGAGTGGACCGCCGGGCCGTCGGGCTTCGGGGCCCGGGCGCTGCTGGCGTGGCTCTGCGGACCCGACCCCCTGGCCGGGGTCGGGTCCTAG
- a CDS encoding DUF3117 domain-containing protein, with translation MAAMKPRTGDGPLEVTKEGRGIVMRVPLEGGGRLVVELNAEEATNLGDALKNVVG, from the coding sequence ATGGCGGCCATGAAGCCGAGGACGGGTGATGGCCCGCTCGAGGTCACCAAGGAGGGTCGCGGCATCGTCATGCGCGTCCCGCTCGAGGGCGGCGGTCGCCTGGTGGTGGAGCTGAACGCCGAGGAGGCCACGAACCTCGGTGACGCCCTGAAGAACGTCGTCGGGTGA
- a CDS encoding enoyl-CoA hydratase/isomerase family protein yields MTDAPVLLDVTDGVATVTLHRPEAMNSLDVATKVLLLETLRQVADLDSVRCVVLTGSGRAFCTGQDLKEHIGLLRSSTGPRLSTVEEHYNPIVTALVEMPKPTVAAVNGVAAGAGASLALACDLRLVADTAGFNFAFANVALSCDTGMSWTLQRIVGRARALELLYFPRTVGAEESASLGLATTVVAPDDLVAETAALAARLAAGPTVALASIREAVTFAGDHPFSEALATEARLMNRTGATADHEAAVAAFVAKQKPVFEGR; encoded by the coding sequence ATGACCGACGCGCCCGTGCTCCTCGACGTCACCGACGGCGTCGCCACCGTCACCCTGCACCGCCCCGAGGCCATGAACAGCCTCGACGTCGCGACCAAGGTGCTGCTGCTGGAGACCCTGCGCCAGGTCGCCGACCTGGACAGCGTCCGCTGCGTCGTGCTCACCGGGTCCGGGCGCGCGTTCTGCACCGGCCAGGACCTCAAGGAGCACATCGGCCTGCTGCGCAGCAGCACCGGCCCGCGCCTGTCGACGGTCGAGGAGCACTACAACCCGATCGTGACCGCGCTGGTCGAGATGCCCAAGCCCACCGTGGCCGCGGTCAACGGCGTGGCCGCCGGCGCCGGGGCGAGCCTGGCGCTGGCCTGCGACCTGCGGCTCGTGGCCGACACCGCCGGCTTCAACTTCGCCTTCGCCAACGTCGCCCTGTCGTGCGACACCGGGATGAGCTGGACCCTCCAGCGGATCGTCGGACGGGCCAGGGCGCTGGAGCTGCTGTACTTCCCGCGCACCGTCGGCGCCGAGGAGTCGGCGTCCCTCGGCCTGGCGACCACGGTGGTGGCCCCGGACGACCTCGTCGCGGAGACCGCCGCCCTGGCCGCACGCCTGGCCGCCGGACCGACGGTCGCGCTGGCCTCGATCCGTGAGGCGGTCACCTTCGCCGGCGACCACCCGTTCAGCGAGGCGCTGGCCACCGAGGCGCGGCTGATGAACCGCACCGGCGCGACCGCCGACCACGAGGCCGCGGTCGCGGCGTTCGTGGCCAAGCAGAAGCCGGTGTTCGAGGGCCGCTGA
- a CDS encoding DivIVA domain-containing protein: MTWLLAVLAVLLLGGVAVVAAGRGGPLAPAGDDDPAPDVPASGPLTADDLRRVRFPLALRGYRMADVDALLDRLAAEREGGPGAG; encoded by the coding sequence GTGACCTGGCTGCTGGCCGTCCTGGCCGTCCTGCTGCTGGGTGGCGTGGCGGTGGTGGCGGCCGGTCGCGGAGGCCCGCTCGCCCCGGCCGGCGACGACGACCCGGCACCCGACGTGCCGGCCAGCGGACCGCTGACCGCCGACGACCTCCGGAGGGTCCGCTTCCCGCTCGCGCTGCGCGGCTACCGGATGGCCGACGTCGACGCGCTGCTCGACCGGCTCGCCGCCGAGCGCGAGGGCGGCCCGGGGGCGGGGTAG
- a CDS encoding TIGR00730 family Rossman fold protein — MRSKNKGPVLQRRGQVDGTTTDQRLLDSRGPTDWVHTDPWRVQRITAEFVEGFGALAELGPAIAVFGSARTPVEDPAYAQGEQVGRALVEAGFAVITGGGPGAMEAANKGASEAGGVSVGLGIELPFETGLNEWVDLGIDFRYFFARKTMFVKYSQGFVVLPGGLGTLDELFEALTLVQTGKVTAFPVVLLGTAYWSGLVDWLRGSVVAGGKMSLADLDQLVVTDDVDEAVALMRGDGAGAGAGAGVSP; from the coding sequence GTGAGGTCGAAGAACAAGGGCCCGGTGCTCCAGCGGCGCGGGCAGGTGGACGGGACCACCACCGACCAGCGGCTGCTGGACTCGCGCGGCCCCACCGACTGGGTGCACACCGACCCGTGGCGCGTGCAGCGGATCACGGCCGAGTTCGTGGAGGGCTTCGGCGCCCTGGCCGAGCTCGGCCCGGCGATCGCCGTGTTCGGGTCCGCGCGCACCCCGGTGGAGGACCCGGCGTACGCCCAGGGCGAGCAGGTCGGCCGCGCCCTGGTGGAGGCCGGGTTCGCGGTGATCACTGGCGGCGGCCCGGGGGCGATGGAGGCCGCCAACAAGGGCGCCAGCGAGGCCGGTGGCGTCAGCGTGGGGCTCGGCATCGAGCTGCCGTTCGAGACCGGGCTCAACGAGTGGGTGGACCTCGGGATCGACTTCCGCTACTTCTTCGCCCGCAAGACCATGTTCGTGAAGTACTCCCAGGGTTTTGTGGTCCTCCCCGGCGGTCTGGGCACCCTCGACGAGCTGTTCGAGGCGCTCACGCTGGTCCAGACCGGCAAGGTGACCGCCTTCCCGGTGGTGCTGCTCGGCACGGCCTACTGGTCGGGCCTGGTCGACTGGCTGCGCGGGAGCGTGGTGGCCGGCGGGAAGATGAGCCTGGCCGACCTGGACCAGCTCGTCGTGACCGACGACGTGGACGAGGCCGTGGCACTGATGCGCGGCGACGGCGCCGGCGCCGGCGCCGGCGCCGGGGTGTCGCCGTGA
- the dapE gene encoding succinyl-diaminopimelate desuccinylase, which translates to MSILDLSTDVVSLTRALVDIESVSRGEQQIADAVEEALRALPHLEVVRHGHTVVARTDLGRAERVVLAGHLDTVPVHDNLPSRLDEATGLLHGLGTCDMKGGDAVILRLAATVPEPVRDVTYVLYEAEEIDEVFNGLRHLTEVAPELLEADFAILMEPSNAVVEAGCQGTLRVEVRATGERAHSARSWKGVNAIHQAAPVLERLRDYEARRPVIDGLEYHEGLNAVGIRGGVAGNVLPDECVVEVNHRFAPDRSAEEAEAYVRGVFEGFEVTLTDLGPAALPGLDRPAAAAFVAAVGGVVNPKFGWTDVARFTALGVPAVNYGPGDPLLAHKAEEHVPVDQVRRCEERLAAWLRGEEATA; encoded by the coding sequence GTGAGCATCCTGGACCTCAGCACCGACGTCGTCAGCCTGACCCGCGCGCTGGTGGACATCGAGTCCGTCAGCCGCGGCGAGCAGCAGATCGCCGACGCCGTCGAGGAGGCGTTGCGTGCCCTGCCGCACCTCGAGGTCGTCCGGCACGGCCACACCGTGGTGGCCCGGACCGACCTCGGGCGGGCCGAGCGGGTCGTGCTGGCCGGGCACCTCGACACCGTGCCGGTGCACGACAACCTGCCCAGCCGGCTCGACGAGGCCACCGGCCTCCTGCACGGCCTGGGGACCTGCGACATGAAGGGCGGCGACGCGGTCATCCTCCGGTTGGCCGCCACCGTGCCCGAGCCGGTGCGCGACGTCACCTACGTCCTCTACGAGGCCGAGGAGATCGACGAGGTCTTCAACGGCCTGCGCCACCTCACCGAGGTGGCCCCCGAGCTGCTCGAGGCCGACTTCGCGATCCTGATGGAGCCCTCGAACGCCGTCGTCGAGGCCGGCTGCCAGGGCACCCTGCGCGTCGAGGTGCGCGCGACCGGCGAGCGGGCGCACTCCGCGCGCAGCTGGAAGGGCGTCAACGCCATCCACCAGGCCGCACCGGTGCTGGAGCGGCTGCGCGACTACGAGGCCCGCCGCCCGGTCATCGACGGGCTGGAGTACCACGAGGGCCTCAACGCAGTCGGCATCCGGGGCGGGGTCGCGGGCAACGTGCTGCCCGACGAGTGCGTCGTCGAGGTCAACCACCGCTTCGCCCCCGACCGGTCGGCCGAGGAGGCCGAGGCGTACGTCCGCGGCGTCTTCGAGGGCTTCGAGGTCACCCTGACCGACCTCGGCCCGGCGGCCCTGCCCGGCCTCGACCGGCCCGCGGCCGCCGCGTTCGTCGCCGCCGTCGGCGGGGTGGTGAACCCCAAGTTCGGCTGGACCGACGTGGCCCGCTTCACCGCCCTGGGCGTCCCGGCGGTCAACTACGGCCCGGGCGACCCGCTGCTGGCCCACAAGGCCGAGGAGCACGTGCCGGTGGACCAGGTCCGCCGCTGCGAGGAACGGCTCGCGGCGTGGCTGCGCGGCGAGGAGGCGACGGCGTGA
- a CDS encoding TetR/AcrR family transcriptional regulator C-terminal domain-containing protein: MVEDTDAGPTPDADAEIVAGRKPPSARVPLDRDTIVAEALTFLDEVGPGGLTMRRLGARLNVEAMSLYRYVPGKEDLLDAIVEHLIRGLYADPEVLAEPRDGWQDFLQRLAHGVRRMALRHVKAFPLVASRPPEAPWLRPPLRSVDWVESFLSGLLAEGFTDEAAVAAYRGFTSFLLGHLLLEVATHGADVGPLDVVEDTTPDPSLEDFPTVARLSGELSEDHAVEEFEIALEQLLERITALKVEHQG, encoded by the coding sequence GTGGTCGAGGACACCGACGCAGGACCCACGCCCGACGCCGACGCCGAGATCGTGGCCGGCCGCAAGCCGCCCTCGGCCCGGGTGCCGCTCGACCGCGACACGATCGTCGCCGAGGCCCTGACGTTCCTCGACGAGGTCGGCCCGGGCGGGCTCACCATGCGCCGTCTCGGCGCCCGGCTCAACGTCGAGGCGATGTCGCTCTACCGCTACGTGCCCGGCAAGGAGGACCTCCTCGACGCCATCGTGGAGCACCTCATCCGCGGTCTGTACGCCGACCCGGAGGTGCTGGCCGAGCCGCGCGACGGCTGGCAGGACTTCCTCCAGCGCCTGGCCCACGGCGTGCGCCGGATGGCGCTGCGGCACGTCAAGGCCTTCCCGCTGGTGGCCTCCCGCCCGCCCGAGGCACCCTGGCTGCGCCCGCCGCTGCGCAGCGTCGACTGGGTCGAGTCCTTCCTCTCCGGCCTCCTGGCCGAGGGCTTCACCGACGAGGCGGCCGTGGCGGCGTACCGGGGCTTCACCAGCTTCCTGCTGGGCCACCTGCTGCTCGAGGTCGCCACCCACGGCGCAGACGTCGGACCGCTCGACGTCGTCGAGGACACCACGCCGGACCCGTCGCTGGAGGACTTCCCCACGGTCGCGCGGCTGAGCGGCGAGCTCTCCGAGGACCACGCCGTGGAGGAGTTCGAGATCGCCCTGGAGCAGCTCCTCGAGCGGATCACCGCCCTGAAGGTCGAGCACCAGGGCTGA
- a CDS encoding oxidoreductase, with translation MSTWTARDIPDLSGLTAVVTGANTGLGKETARELARRGALVELAVRDEAKGRAAAEEVRADVPGADLHVQRLDVASLASVRAAAEELRGRHERIDLLVNNAGVMYTPRSTTEDGFELQLGTNHLGHVALTALLLDRLLAAPAARVVAVSSVAHKIRSRIDFDDLAFEQDYDRVAAYGRSKLANLLFAYRLDALLRAAGAPAVALAAHPGVSDTELTRHSPGPLRLGARLGGRFLNSAAVGALATLRAATDPDARGGELYGPRGPGEAVGHPVRVLSTEASHDGATQRRLWDVSCELTGVSFDL, from the coding sequence ATGAGCACCTGGACCGCCCGCGACATCCCCGACCTCTCCGGCCTCACCGCCGTGGTGACCGGCGCCAACACGGGCCTGGGCAAGGAGACCGCGCGCGAGCTGGCCCGCCGCGGCGCCCTGGTCGAGCTGGCCGTCCGCGACGAGGCCAAGGGCCGCGCGGCCGCCGAGGAGGTCCGCGCCGACGTGCCCGGTGCGGACCTGCACGTGCAGCGTCTCGACGTCGCCTCGCTGGCCTCCGTGCGCGCCGCCGCCGAGGAGCTGCGCGGGCGGCACGAGCGGATCGACCTGCTCGTCAACAACGCCGGCGTCATGTACACCCCCCGCTCGACCACGGAGGACGGCTTCGAGCTCCAGCTCGGCACCAACCACCTCGGCCACGTCGCCCTGACCGCGCTGCTCCTCGACCGGCTGCTCGCCGCCCCGGCCGCCCGGGTGGTCGCGGTGAGCAGCGTCGCGCACAAGATCCGCTCGCGGATCGACTTCGACGACCTCGCCTTCGAGCAGGACTACGACCGGGTGGCGGCGTACGGCCGCTCGAAGCTGGCGAACCTGCTGTTCGCCTACCGGCTCGACGCGCTGCTCCGCGCCGCGGGCGCCCCCGCGGTCGCGCTCGCCGCGCACCCGGGCGTCTCGGACACCGAGCTGACCCGCCACAGCCCCGGCCCGCTGCGGCTCGGCGCCCGGCTCGGAGGACGGTTCCTCAACTCCGCCGCGGTCGGCGCCCTGGCCACGCTGCGTGCCGCCACCGACCCGGACGCCCGGGGCGGGGAGCTCTACGGCCCGCGCGGTCCCGGCGAGGCCGTGGGCCACCCGGTACGCGTGCTGTCGACCGAGGCCTCGCACGACGGCGCGACGCAGCGCCGGCTGTGGGACGTCTCCTGCGAGCTGACCGGGGTGTCGTTCGACCTCTGA
- a CDS encoding VOC family protein: MTARWKDLCLDADDPAALGAFWAAVIGLEVDPDASPSTPGPVSLVGPTDGHRVWVNPTTTPRRVKHRLHLDVDAGSVAEVEALGARVVLPAEESGFGWTVMADPEGGEFCVFVRDEPPAYRLHGVVVDCRDPFAQAAWWGRVLGVEPVHHADEGYATLEGAGPDDRLTLDFVPVPEAKVTPNRVHWDLVGDRDELVLLGATHRWDTPGWTVLADPEGNEFCVFAA; encoded by the coding sequence GTGACCGCGCGCTGGAAGGACCTCTGCCTGGACGCCGACGACCCTGCCGCCCTGGGCGCGTTCTGGGCGGCGGTGATCGGGCTCGAGGTCGACCCCGACGCCTCCCCGTCCACGCCGGGGCCGGTGTCGCTGGTCGGCCCCACCGACGGGCACCGCGTGTGGGTGAACCCGACGACGACGCCGAGGCGGGTCAAGCACCGCCTGCACCTCGACGTCGACGCCGGCTCGGTGGCCGAGGTGGAGGCGCTGGGCGCCCGTGTCGTGCTGCCGGCGGAGGAGTCCGGGTTCGGCTGGACCGTGATGGCCGACCCCGAGGGCGGTGAGTTCTGCGTGTTCGTGCGCGACGAGCCGCCGGCCTACCGCCTGCACGGCGTGGTGGTCGACTGCCGCGACCCGTTCGCGCAGGCGGCCTGGTGGGGCAGGGTGCTCGGGGTCGAACCGGTGCACCACGCCGACGAGGGGTACGCGACGCTCGAGGGCGCCGGCCCGGACGACCGGCTGACCCTCGACTTCGTCCCGGTCCCCGAGGCCAAGGTCACGCCGAACCGGGTGCACTGGGACCTCGTCGGCGACCGCGACGAGCTGGTGCTGCTCGGCGCCACGCACCGGTGGGACACCCCCGGGTGGACCGTCCTGGCCGACCCCGAGGGCAACGAGTTCTGCGTCTTCGCCGCCTGA